The sequence below is a genomic window from Halarchaeum grantii.
CTCACGCGCGGCGGGGAGACGTACGGCTGGGTCGTCCTCCTGCAGGACGTCTCGGCCATTGAGCGCGAGCGCCGCGACGCCGAGCGCCGGAACGTCCGCCTCGACGAGTTCGCGACCGTCGTCGCGCACGACCTGCGGAACCCGCTGGCGCTCATCGCGGGCTACGCGGACCTCGCGGAGGAGACCGGCGACCCGCGCCACTTCGAGACGATACGCACGACCGCCGCTCGGTCGAACGCGTTCTTGGAGGAGTTGCTCACGCTCTCACGGCAGGGCGAAACGGTGACCGACCCCCAGCCGGTCCGGCTCGCCGACGTCGTCGAGACGGCGAGCGCGGCGGTCCCCGGGGCGTCCCTGCACGTTGACGTCGAGACGGACGCGGTCGTCCTCGCGGACGAGAACCGCCTGCGGCAGGTGCTCGATAACCTCCTGCGGAACGCTCGCGACCACAACGACGCGGCGACGGTCGTTCGCGTCGGCGACCTCCCGGACGGCTTCTACGTCGAGGACGACGGGCGCGGCATCCCGGTCGCGAGCCGCGAGAACGTCTTCGACTCGGGGTTCTCGACGCGCGACGGTGGCTCCGGGTTCGGCCTCTCCATCGTCCGCGACGTTGCGACCGCTCACGGGTGGAGCGTCAGAATAACGACCGGGACGGCGGGCGGCGCGCGCTTCGAGTTCACTGGCGTCGACCGCGTCGACGACGACGCGGCGTGAGTCGCTACTTGACGCGCTCTTTCAGGTCCGTGTAGGTGTCCGCGACGCCGACGCTCGTCTCGCCGAGTACCGCGCCGACGAGGCCGCCGAGTGCGCCGCCCGTGCTCGCCGCGTTCCGACTGACGAGACCGCCGAGGCCGGCGCCGACCGCTGCACCGACCGCTGCGTACTTCGCTCGACTGACCGCACGCGTGAGTCTGTCCATACCCGAGACAACGGTCGGTGGACGGATAAAGCGTGTGCCCGAACGCGTCGACGCCGCACGTCTCGGCCGGTCGCCGGGTGCGGCCCGCGTACGGCGAGCGAGATCCATCAACGGGCCAAAAGCAAAGCTATACGCTCCGGTTATCCCCTATCGGCTTAAATCCCGGGGCCGCGTCGAGAGCCCGGCTTCCATCCCCCGTGCCAGCGCTGACTCGCGGCCGACGCCACCGCTGCCGAAGGGAGTTTATTTCACTACCGCGTATCGGTCTACAATGACTCACCCTGAACCCTCGCGACCGCTCCGCGAGGAGGTCGCCGCGAATCGGACGCCGGAGCACGACGTCGACCCGCTCTTCCTCAACCGCTGGTCGCCGCGCGCGATGACGGGCGCGTCGCTCGCGGAGTCGGAGTACCTCCCGCTCTTCGAGGCGGCACGCTGGGCGCCGTCCTCGCGCAACAGCCAGCCGTGGCGGTTCGCGTACGCCGAGCGCGGCGACGACGAGTGGGAGACCTTCCTCGGATTCGTGAACGACCACAACCGACGGTGGGCGGCCGACGCCGCCGTGCTCGCCGTCCTCTGCTCGGAGACGACGGACGCGAAGGGCCGCACGCTCTCCGCGCACACCTTCGACGCGGGCGCGGCGTGGGAGAACCTCGCGCTTGAGGGCACGCGACGCGGCCTCGTCGTCCACCCGATGGGCGGGTTCGACCGCGACGCCGCGGCCAACGCCCTCGACGTGCCCGCCGACTACGACGTCGAGGTGATGATCGCGATCGGCGAACGCGCGCCGCCCGAGACGCTCCCGGACGACCTCCGTGGCGGCGAGACGCCGAACGGCCGCAAACCCCTCTCGGAGATCGTCACGCGCGGCGGCTTCTAACGGCGGCGCTCACAGGCCGCTTGACGGAGCGGCTCCGTCGCACCCCTCACGCGCTTACGCCGTGCCGTCCTCGGGTTCGAGCGTCGGGAAGACGTGCTCGACGACGGCGCGGCGCGCCTGCTCGGGGGCGTCGTCGTGGCCGAGCGAGATCTTGCGCGCTCGCGCGGCGTGAATGACGTCGGTGAGGAGCTGGGCGACGTCGTCGACGTCGACGTCGCGGAACGCGCCCTGCTCGATGCCGGCGCGCAGCACCGTGGCGACGTTCTCGCGGAGGACCGCGTAGTGCTCGGTGAACAGCTCGCGGTGGCGCTCGTGGTGCTGGGCCTGCGAGAAGAGCTCGTGGTAGACGGTCATGCGCTCCCAGTGGTCGAAGTCGGCGCCGAGCTCGGGGCCGAAGAGACACTGCTCGATGCGCGCCTCGAGGGTCGCCCACGGGTCGGCCTCGGCGTCGATGTCGGGCTGGTCCTCGTACTGCTCGACGAGGTACTCGAGGAACGCGGAGATGAGGTCGTGTTTGCCGTCGAAGTGGTAGTGGATGAGGGTGCGACTCTTCTCGAACTCCTCGCCGATGTCGCGCACGCGGAGGTCGGTGTAGCCGTGCTCGCTGAGCGCACGGAACGTCGCCTCCATGATGGCTTCGCGCGTCTCCCGTGACGACGCGGAGTCGTTCGCGGCGGGCATACGCGCTCCTACGCGGGAGCGACTTATTAGGCTCGCGTCTCAGAACGAGAGGTGTGAGGTCGAACCGGGGCCGTCGTCCTCCGCTGCGGGACCCGCATGGAGGTAGGTGTAGTCGTCGTCCGTGAGATAGACGGCGCCGTCCTCGACGGCGATGTCGACGTCCGGGAGCGTCGTTCCGGCGGCTTCGCCGTTGTCGCACTCGCCGGTACAGGCGTCGAAGTGCGAGCCGTGCTTCGGGCAGACGATCTCGCCGTCGCGCATCGGCGCGCCGTCCCCCCGGTCGAAGCGCTGGCTCTCGTGCGGGCAGTTGTTCATCCACGCCTCGACACCGGGGTCGTCGTCGCAGCGCACGAGGATGACCTCCTCCTCGTTCGTGAACATGTCCTCGGCGGTGAAGAGGTACGATCCGAGGAGCGGGACCGACTCGAGGTCGGTGATCTTGGTGCCGTCGACCATAGCCGGGCTACGGGGAAGCCCGGCAAAAGCGTGGCGTCCGCAGCGCGCGACGCCGTGAACGCGGTCACGAGCGGTGGCGCCGTTCCACCCGATAGGTTTTACCACTTGGTAAGCGATAGGGCGACCATGAGCCAGTTCGACCGGACGGCCGACGCCGGCGCGGAGGCGGACACCGAGCGCGCCGACCCGCCCACCCCCCGGACCGAATCGCGGATGCTCCCGGCGGAGGTGTTCTCCGTCCTCGGCAACGACACGCGCGTCGACATCCTCCGCGCGCTCCTCGAGCTCGGCGCCGACGACGACCCCGTCAGCTTCACCGACCTCTTCGAGCGCGTCGACATTGACGACAGCGCGAACTTCAGCTACCACCTCCGCAAGCTCACCGGCCACTTCGTCAAGCAGGGCGACGACGGCTACGAGTTCCGCTCACCGGGACGCAAGGTCGTGAGCGCCATCTTCACGGGGACGCTCACCGAGCGCGCGCAGCTCGGCTTCTTCCCCGCGAGCGGCAACTGCTACGACTGCGGGGGCGACCTCCACGGCTGGTACGTCGACGACACGCTCACCATCGGCTGCACGGACTGCGGCGCCGTCCAAGTGAGCTATCCGTTCCCCTCCGGCGGCCTCGACGACCGCTCCACCGAGGACCTCCTCGCGGCCTTCCACCACTACGTTCGCCACCATTACTGTCTCGCCGCCGACGGCGTCTGCCCCGAATGTACCGGCAGCGTCGAGACGACGCTCGTCCGCGACCCCGACGATTCGGCCCTCGACGTCGCCGTCGAGCACGTCTGCGAGCGCTGTAACTACCGCCTCCAGTCCACGCTCGGCGTCACCCTCCTCGACGCCGCGCCCGTCCTCGTCTTCTTCGCCGAACGCGACGTCGACCTCAGCACCGAGCCCTTCTGGCACTTCGACTGGTGCGTCAGCGACACGCGCACGGACGTCGTCTCCGAGGACCCGCTCCGCGTCGAACTCGCGCTCCCCTGCGCGGGCGACGAACTCCGCGTGCGCGTCGACGAGACCGGTGCCGTCGCCGACACCGCGGTCGTCGAAGGCCTCACGCAGTAGCACGCCTCACGCGTCGGCGCCGTCGGCCGATGCGGTCGCTCTGCGGAACGTGAGACCGGGGCCGAGTGGCCCCGCGACGGGATGCCAACCGTCGGAGAATAAATGGGCCGGTCGCGTGTGCGGGGTTTGCTACGGAACCGCGTTACTCACGGGCCTGCGGCCCGTTCGTGTGTCCGTCCGACTCTCCGAGTCGGACTACTCGCGGGTCGCGTGCACGCCCCGCTCGTTTCTTCGAGACTCCGGGGGAGTCTCGTTACTCGAAGCGCTCGACGGCCTGCTCGTAGCGCGCCGAGGGCTCCTCCCAGTCGACGACGTCGAAGAACGCGCTGACGAAGTCGCCGCGAGCGGGACCGTAGTCGTAGTAGTAGGAGTGCTCCCAGACGTCGAGAGCGAGGATGGGCTGTGCACCCCAGAGCGCGCCCTGGTCGTGCTTGTCGACGACGAGGTTGCGAAGCTGGTTGCTGTGCGTGTCGTACACCAGCAGCGCCCAGCCACCGGCGGC
It includes:
- a CDS encoding Rieske (2Fe-2S) protein, whose translation is MVDGTKITDLESVPLLGSYLFTAEDMFTNEEEVILVRCDDDPGVEAWMNNCPHESQRFDRGDGAPMRDGEIVCPKHGSHFDACTGECDNGEAAGTTLPDVDIAVEDGAVYLTDDDYTYLHAGPAAEDDGPGSTSHLSF
- a CDS encoding winged helix-turn-helix domain-containing protein, with protein sequence MSQFDRTADAGAEADTERADPPTPRTESRMLPAEVFSVLGNDTRVDILRALLELGADDDPVSFTDLFERVDIDDSANFSYHLRKLTGHFVKQGDDGYEFRSPGRKVVSAIFTGTLTERAQLGFFPASGNCYDCGGDLHGWYVDDTLTIGCTDCGAVQVSYPFPSGGLDDRSTEDLLAAFHHYVRHHYCLAADGVCPECTGSVETTLVRDPDDSALDVAVEHVCERCNYRLQSTLGVTLLDAAPVLVFFAERDVDLSTEPFWHFDWCVSDTRTDVVSEDPLRVELALPCAGDELRVRVDETGAVADTAVVEGLTQ
- a CDS encoding TetR/AcrR family transcriptional regulator, with translation MPAANDSASSRETREAIMEATFRALSEHGYTDLRVRDIGEEFEKSRTLIHYHFDGKHDLISAFLEYLVEQYEDQPDIDAEADPWATLEARIEQCLFGPELGADFDHWERMTVYHELFSQAQHHERHRELFTEHYAVLRENVATVLRAGIEQGAFRDVDVDDVAQLLTDVIHAARARKISLGHDDAPEQARRAVVEHVFPTLEPEDGTA
- a CDS encoding nitroreductase family protein, whose product is MTHPEPSRPLREEVAANRTPEHDVDPLFLNRWSPRAMTGASLAESEYLPLFEAARWAPSSRNSQPWRFAYAERGDDEWETFLGFVNDHNRRWAADAAVLAVLCSETTDAKGRTLSAHTFDAGAAWENLALEGTRRGLVVHPMGGFDRDAAANALDVPADYDVEVMIAIGERAPPETLPDDLRGGETPNGRKPLSEIVTRGGF
- a CDS encoding glycine zipper 2TM domain-containing protein, which encodes MDRLTRAVSRAKYAAVGAAVGAGLGGLVSRNAASTGGALGGLVGAVLGETSVGVADTYTDLKERVK